The Nitrospirota bacterium genome includes the window TTCTTCAAAGACCGCAAGGGCCTTCTGGTTTTCTCCCATGTTATACCTGTAGATCAGCCCGATATGGAAAAGGCTGTTCAGGTGTGCCGGGTCCAGCTTCAGGGCAGTCCGGAACTTTTCTATGGCAAGGTCATACTTTCCGGTCTTCTGATAAAGTATCCCTAAATCGTTCTGGATGTGAACACTGTTTGGCTCAAGCTTTTCAGCCTTTTTAAATACCTCAAGCCCCTCATATACCTGATTGCTCTCAAAATACAGATCACCAAGGGCAACCAGTGCATCGACATTATCAGGATTCTCTTTCAGATAAGCCTTTACCTCCTGAATCCTCTCCTCTAACGGCCTGGACTGCTCAGGTCCTGCTGCAACCTCCTGAGTGGTCTCCCCACTCTTCAGTGCAAGGTTAACCAGGGACATAATAACAAACCCCCCAAATATCAGCCAGAAAAAGAGTATGACTATAGTCTCCTTTCTGCTCCTAACTGCCTCCATTACATCACCTCCTTAAAATTCTATCTGACGTCCTTCTCCTTAAACAGGTCTTCAAGCCTGTTTAACCTCCGGACGAGTTTTCTCTGCTGCCCTGAAACATACGTCAGGTATGAAAACAATCCTGCCCATACAGCCATGTAGGCCACAACCAGAAAAACAAGGTTTTTCATCAATCTCCTCCTTCCATTCTGTTCTCTAAAAACCTGATCCTCTTACACGTTAACGCCACATTGGTCTTGAGTCTGAAAAGCAGCAACCATAGAGAGAAAAAGGCTGCCATGGTTATCGCAAGTGTAAGGAGCATTGAGGGCGCGATATCAATGGAATCCGACCTTATCACCACCGGATGAATCGTCCTCCAGATCCTTGCAGACATAAAGACTATGGGCACGTCAACAAAACCCACAATGGCCAGCACTGCACAATAAGCCGCCCTCTTGCCTTCCTGGTCAACGGATGTACGCAATATCAGATACGAAACATATATAAACCATAGTATCAGGGCTGTGGTCAGCCTGGGGTCCCATGTCCACCAGGTGTTCCAGATCGGCCTCGCCCACATAACCCCGGAAAACAGGGTCAGGGATATAAAGACCACTCCGATCTCCACACTGCTTGAACCGTATACATCCCATTTGATGTCCTTTTTTACGAGATAGAGAATCCCGCAGATAAAGGCGATAAAAAAGGACAGGAAGGCCGTAAAGGCCATTGACAGATGCACGTAAAATATCTTCTGCACAATCCCCATCACCCTCTCTGTGGGGGCATAGAAAAAGATTGTATAGATGGCTGAAAGAAACAGCAGGCCCACAATAACGGTTAAGGCCCTGCTCCTGAAATCGGTATCCACTCTCTAACCCTCCTTTATAATATATTCAAACAAAAGATAACCCACACCTGAAAATATAAAACCAAAAGCAACTATTATATACAGCCAGGACGAATACTCCTGATACGGAATCTCCTCAAAAACACTCCCCGTAACCTTTACAGCAAGGGCAATCAGGGGCGTGATAACAGGAAAGAGCAACAGTGGCAAAAGCACCTCGTTCCTCCTCGTCCCTGCTGTTATGGCTGAAAAGAGCGTACCCACTGTAGAAAACCCCAGGTTTACAAAGAGCACTACAACAATGAGCATCGGCAAATGCCGGGCAAACCTGTCACCGTAGAAGACGAAAAATATCGGGATTATTACCGCCTCAGCTATAACCATAAAGATAAAATTAACCGCTGTCTTGGCAGTATATATCTGCTCTGACTCAACAGGACTGAGAAGCAGGCCGTCAATGCAGCGGTTTTCCTTCTCCTGCGAAAAGACCCTGCCAAGACCCAGCACTGCTGAAAAGATTATCGAAACCCAAAGTATACCGGCGGCTACTTCTCCATCCAGCTCCCTGCCTATTCCGAGTGCAATATTGAGGATAACGAGCAGAAGAAACCCGAAGAAGACCATTGATACCAAGGATTCTTTCTTTCTGAACTCGGTAAGGAGGTCCTTTTTTATTATCAGGAGCGTATCTCTCATACGTCCTGTGCACCCTGCAGATAGCGGAGATAGACGTGCTCGAACTCGTCAGTGTCAACCTCGCTTCTGTCCTTAAAATAAACGAGCCTTCCCTTTGAAAGAATGCCAACCTTTGTAGCGCTCTCCAGACCCCTTTTGAGGTCATGGGTAACCATCACTATAGTCCTTTGCCAGCTGTGCAGTTGCCTCAGATGCCTGCTCAGCAGAATCGAGGCCCGCTCGTCAAGCCCTGTATAGGGCTCATCCAGAAGGAGCAGAGACGGATCATTAATGAGTGCCCGTGCAATACTCAGGCGTTGCTGCATCCCGCGGGAGAACCCTGAAACCTTTGAATCTCCCCTGTCCTGCAGGCCTACCAGCCTCAATAGCTCCCCGGCTTTTGCCTCAGGGTCATTGACCCTGTAAAGCGCAGCATAAAACTCAAGGTTTTCCCTTGCGCTCAGGTCGTCGTACAGAAAGGACTGATGGGATATCACGCCAAGTTGCGCCCTGAACTCCTCGGGGTGTTCCTCGATATCAAAATCCATAACACTTATGCTGCCCGAGCCCGGCTTGAGTAATGTGGCTATAATCCTTATGAGCGTGGTCTTGCCGGCGCCGTTTGGACCAAACAGACTGAGAAACTCACCCTTCTGCAGATTAAGGTCTATTCCCCTCAGGGCTTCAATACCGTCATAACTCTTCTTCAGGCCTTTTATCTGAAGAAAGGCCGAATTAGCCATCTGTGTTCTCTTTGTTGCCTCCACCTTTTATGCCCTTCTTATCGCCCAGCTCCTTCATGACCTCAGCCACCTTCAGTCTGTAATGGTTCCGGAGTTTTTCATAATCATCATTATTTATCTTGTTGGAGGCAAACTCAAACTCAATGTCCTTGAGTGCCTTCAGAAAAGACGCTTTCTCGGTCTCAAGGGACTTGATCTGCTCATCCTTTGCATCAGGTGCCTCCTGCCACACCTGCCTGCCTCCCATTAGCGGCAGAAGTGCGTAAACCAGGGTGATAGAGGCTATTATAAAAAAAATCGCCCATTCCATTTTTAATCCTCCTCAAACTTCTTCAATTCGTCATCTATCTTCTTCTGCATCTCATCATTCAGGCCTGATCCTTTTGTCTCAGCCTCTGCTGCGGCTTCCTTTCTGCCTGAAAAGGCCCACTTCCTTACAACAACAACAGCAACAATGACCCCTACCAACAGACCCACAAACGGCAGGATATAGGCTATCAGGTTAAACCCTTTTTTTGGTGGCGCTGCAAGGATGCTCTCACCATATTGTGATACAAACGAATTTAATATTTCTTCTTTTGTTTTGCCCTTATCCATCATGCTCCTGATCATTGTCCTCATCTCTTCAGCCCTCTCGCACTCACATGTACCAAGCAACTGACCGCAACCACAGTCACACATAAGATTGCTTTCTATCTCGGTGCTGGTCAGCGAAAACCCCCTTGAGGACACAGAGAGCATCAACATGAGGGAGAAAATTATCAAAACACCATACTTAGTCAATCTCATTATAATCCCCTTTCTTTTTTCTATTTGGCAAGATTGCTATTATACCACCTGCAACCATCAGGAATCCGCCAATCCAGATCCAGATCAACAGGGGATTTACCGTAACCTTGAGCGTTATCTCCTCGTTTTCCCCGATCCCGGGCATTGTCACATAGAGGTCTTCAATCAGTCCGGTCCTGAGACTCACTTCCGTAGTAGGTTTCTCTGCATTTATATAATACCTGCGCTCCGGAGATATGGTTCCGGCAGGTTTTCCGTTTTTAAAGACCTTCAGTGTGGCAGCATAAATATCCCTGTTTCTGTCCCTGTATCCCCTCAAATCATCATAACGCAGTTCATAGTCCCCGATCTTTATGCTCTCCCCCTTGTAAAGGGTGCCCTGGGTCTCGAGTTTGTATGCAGAAGACCCTGTGATGCCTATGACTATGATAACCACTCCCAAATGTACGATATACCCTCCGTACCTCCTCCTCATTTTATAGAGAAGCCTCGGGAATGCGGTAAATACCGGCTCTCCTGTAAGCTTTCTCCTTGCCATTGTCCCACCCCTGAACTCGTTGAAGATGGTTACAATCACAAAGATGGAGAGTGAAAAAGCCGTCAGTGGATAGAACTCCCTTATGCCTGCTATAAAGAGCGCTATCGCCCCTATCACGGCTGCCAGGGCCGGAACAAGGAAGTTTTTCCGGAGGTTGTCGGCTGATGCCTTTCTCCAGCCTATGAGGGGACAGATGCCCGTCAACAGCAGGAGGATGAGAAAGAGGGGGGTGTTTACCTGGTTGAAGAAGGGCTGACTGACCGTAAGTTTATTGCCTGTTACCGCCTCTGATATGAGCGGAAAAATGGTTCCGAATAATGTGGAGAAGGCAATTGCAAGAAAGAGCACATTGTTAAAAAGAAAGGTACTCTCCCGTGAGAGATAGGACTCAAGGCTATGCTTTGTCCTCAGGTCATTGTAGCTCTCTGCTATGAGATAGATGCCGCCAAGGAGTATGACTATCATAAAGACAAGGAAATATCCCCCGAGTCCTGTGGCACCAAAGTCATGTACGGACTGAAGCACACCGCTTCTTACCAGATATGTGCCAAAAAGACAGGAGACAAAGGTCAGGACAATGAGCACCATGTTCCAGACCTTCATGATATTCCTTCTCTCCTGTATTATCGCCGAGTGTATGAATGCCGTTGCAATAAGCCAGGGAATGAATGAGGCGTTTTCCACAGGGTCCCATGCCCAGTAGCCACCCCAGCCAAGCTCAACATAGGCCCACTGTCCACCGAGTATAATCCCTATGGTCAGGAAAACCCAGGACAGGACATTCCACCTCCTCGTCTTCCTCAGCCACGTCTCATCCAGCTTGCCGATCACCATTGCTGAAACGGCATATGCAAAGGGTATGGTAAAGCCGATATACCCCAGAAAGAGTGTAGGAGGATGAAAGATCATACCGGGATTCTGGAGCATGGGGTTAAGGCCCTGTCCGTCTTTGGGAATAAACCCCAAAAGCGCAAACGGATTTGATAGTGAGGTAAGAAGCAGGAGAAAGAAGCTCGCTGTAGTGGCAAGGACGAGGTAGATATAGGGGGTGTTTCTGCTTTTCAGATCCGTTCTCGTGTTACGGACTACAATAGCGGTGAAGACAGTCAGCACCCATGCCCAGAAGAGCAGAGAGCCCTTTTGTCCGGCCCAGAAGGCAGTGACCTTGTAAAACATCGGCAGGGCCCTGTCTGAATAGGACGCCACATACTCCACCTGAAAACTGTCGGTTATAAAGAGATACCCCAGGGCGATTGACGCAAGTGTTGTAAAGAGCGCGAGGCCGTAAAGCGACCGCCTGCCGCTCTCTATAAACCTCATATCATTCTTCATCAGCCCGGTCAGAAGGAAGGCCATTGATGCCAGGGAAAATATAAATGCAAAAACCTGCGACAGGTTACCAAAATTTACCATATTCTACTCCTTTTCTCCGGTTTCTTCAGTTTTGTATTTTGACGGACATTTGGCGAGGAGGGTCGTTGCAGAAAAGGTGTTACTCTCCCTGTCATAACTTCCTTCAAGTATCACCTCAACGTCCGGTTTGAATGCATCCGGAACAACCCCGGTATATGTGACCTTCATGGTCTTGGTTTCGTCATCAAGATCCCTTACTGTAAAGGTCAGGAGGAGGTCCCTCTGGTTGTAGTTTGTGGAGCCTTCCACAACCTTTCCGCTGACCCTTATGCCCCTGTCATTAAAGCTCTCCGGGTCTGCTGCTATCACCTCATTCACTGTCAGGTAATAGACCCCGGTCTCTGAAATTCCCTTGTATATCAGAAACCCGACACCTGCCACAATAAGCATCACTGCTATCACTGTCTTCTTGACAGACTTCTTCATACACCTCCATCCTCCATCTTGATTTAGTGCCTGTGCGCAAACTCACTTATTGCCTGAGTGACAGATAAAAAAAGTGGAGTTTCCGGAAAATCAAACACTCTTGAAAACATCCGGGGAACGCACAGGGCGCAACTGTACTTTTACCTTCAGTATTAAAACAGATTATAAAGCAAAAGATATGCCAGCGTCAAACAATATGCCGAAAATGAATCCAAGCCCTTGTTTTTAAAGAAATTATCGGGTTTGCAGCATCCCGGGGACAGTATCGGGGTAAACATTGAGTGGGACAGAAGGGGGCACTGGCGAGACAAATTGTCTCACCCTTTCCTGATCTCCAGGAGCTTTCTATATATGGTCTTCCGGTTTACACCAAGGATTTCCGCAGCCCGTTTCTTGTTTCCACCGCACCTCTCCAGAATATGCTCAATGTACTGCCGCTGAAGCTCATCCAGGGATTTTCCCTCTGCGAATCTAAAACCCTCTTCCACGTCTCTGACTGCAAGCATTTCATCCGGCAAATCTTTTATCCGCACAACCCCATCCTCCGAGAGATACACAGACCGTTCAATAACATTCTCAAGTTCCCTTATGTTTCCGGGCCAGGGGTAATCCATAAGAAACCTCATGACCTCAGGAGAAATCTGAACCTTCTTCTCCTTCTGTCCATACCTGTTCAGGAATTCCTGTACAAGTATGGGAATATCCTCCCTGCGCTGCCTGAGCGGGGGAAGCTCTATTCTGAATATATTGAGTCTGTAATAGAGGTCCTCCCTGAACCTGCCCGCCCTCACCTCTTCCCTCAGATTCCTGTTGGTTGCAGAGATAATCCTGACATCAAAGGGGATGTATTTATTGCTTCCAACGGGTTTAATCTGCCTCTCCTGCAGGGCCCTGAGGAGTTTTGGCTGCAAGGTCACAGGCATTTCCGTAATCTCGTCAAGCAGTAGAGTCCCTCCATCGGCCTCAAGGAAGAGTCCTTTCTTATCGTTCTTTGCATCAGTAAAGGCCCCCCTGACATGACCAAAGAGCTCGCTCTCCAGGAGCCCCTCGGGAATGGAGGCACAATTTACAGGAACAAACGGTTTTTCCTTTCTTTGTGAACAGAGGTGGATTGCCCTTGCAATCATCTCTTTTCCGGTACCGGTCTCGCCCTCGATAAGCACATTGCCCCCTGAATCCACTATCTTCTCAATAAAGGTGAATATCTTTATCATGGCCGGGCTCTTGCCCGCAAGGTTGTGGAAACTGTAGCGCTTCGCGGTCATCTCCTCAAGCTCCCGCAATCTCTTCCTCATTTCAAGTTCCCTGACCGCCTTTTTAACGGCAACCAGAATCTGTTCCATCTTAAAGGGTTTTATAATATAATCATAAGCACCCCTGTCCATGAGTTTTACCGTATCATCTATATTTCCAAAGGCGGTGATAAGGATAACAAAGGGGAAAAAAGCATTCCCCGTTCTCGTCCGGTCAAGAAAGGAGAGTCCGTCCATAACAGGCATCTTTATATCTGAAATAACAATCTGAAACCTCTGCCTCTCCATCATGGCAAGGGCATCGTGGCCGTTTGAGGCCGTCTCCACGGCATAGCCATGCTCCAGCAGGATATCCCTTAAAAACTCCCGCATATCCCGCTCATCCTCCACAACAAGTATGCTTACCCTGTCTGCTTCTGCCATAACAAAAACCCCTTTTTATATAACCAATTCTATATAAACACAATCCAGCGATTCGATATCTAAAGGAGAGACATGATTAACCCTGAACGGTTTTAAGTATCACAAAGGCTTCACCTGGATGGTGAACCGTGATACTTACCTCGGAGTCCCGGCCGGACGCCGGGACGAGAATGAGTGAAGGGTTACTCATGTCTCTCCTTTAGATTGCCCAACGTTCCTTTATCACTGAATACTGGTAGACCCATTTTCACGCTCCGCAGGAAACCTCATAATAAATCTTACCCCACCTTCATACGAATCATCAATCTCAATCGTTCCACTGTGCTCCTGAACAATATTAGCAACAATAAAGAGCCCCAGACCAGTCCCCTCCCCCACGTCCTTTGTCGTAAAAAACGGGTCAAAAACCCTTGCCCTGTGCTCAGGCGGTATTCCGGGGCCATTGTCCTCAAAGCATATCCTCATGAATTTTCTGTTATTCTCAATCTCTTCGGAGACAGTAATCCTGATCCTGCCGCCATCCTTCATTGCATGCAATGAATTGAGCATCAGGTTGACAAACAACTGCCTGAACCCATCCTCATCCCCAAAAAACCTTTCAGCCGAGATGTCATATTCGAGGCTCAGGGGCAGCCCCTCTCTTCTCTGTCTGAGTTTGCACAAGGAGAATGCCTCGTTAATTATCTCCTTCAGATCAAGCTCCTTAAAGGCGGCCGGGCTCTTCCTCGAAAAGGAGAGCAGGTGCTGGATGGTCTGCGAGATCCGGTCTGCCTGCCGTATTATGGTCTTAAAACCCTCTCTCTGAGGATGATCCTCCGGAAGCTTTCCCATCAGTTGTTCTGCCCGGCCACTTATAACATTCAGGGGTGTGCCGATCTCATGGGCAAGGCCGGACGTAAGCTGACCTATTGAGACAAGCTTTTCCGAATGGCGAAGCCCGCGTTCGAGCCTGAGTTTTTCGTTGAAAAACTTCTCTTTCTTTATATATTGCTGCTCCAGATTCTCAGCCATCCTGTTAAAGTCGTCAATCAGCTCATCCAGTTCCACCACACCGCTCTTTTCAATACGAAGACCAAGGTCACCCTCGCCCAGTTTTTCCGATGCCTCCTTGAGCCTCCTTATAGGAACAGATATGCTCCATCTGCTTATAAGATAGGTGGCAGCACCGAGCAGCGATCCGGCAACCAGTGTAAAGAGCAGAAACCTCCTCGTTACTGCCGAAAGCCCAAC containing:
- a CDS encoding tetratricopeptide repeat protein, with the protein product MEAVRSRKETIVILFFWLIFGGFVIMSLVNLALKSGETTQEVAAGPEQSRPLEERIQEVKAYLKENPDNVDALVALGDLYFESNQVYEGLEVFKKAEKLEPNSVHIQNDLGILYQKTGKYDLAIEKFRTALKLDPAHLNSLFHIGLIYRYNMGENQKALAVFEELLSKNPEPRIAKMAAEEVEKIRAEGGS
- a CDS encoding heme exporter protein CcmB — encoded protein: MRDTLLIIKKDLLTEFRKKESLVSMVFFGFLLLVILNIALGIGRELDGEVAAGILWVSIIFSAVLGLGRVFSQEKENRCIDGLLLSPVESEQIYTAKTAVNFIFMVIAEAVIIPIFFVFYGDRFARHLPMLIVVVLFVNLGFSTVGTLFSAITAGTRRNEVLLPLLLFPVITPLIALAVKVTGSVFEEIPYQEYSSWLYIIVAFGFIFSGVGYLLFEYIIKEG
- the ccmA gene encoding heme ABC exporter ATP-binding protein CcmA, encoding MEATKRTQMANSAFLQIKGLKKSYDGIEALRGIDLNLQKGEFLSLFGPNGAGKTTLIRIIATLLKPGSGSISVMDFDIEEHPEEFRAQLGVISHQSFLYDDLSARENLEFYAALYRVNDPEAKAGELLRLVGLQDRGDSKVSGFSRGMQQRLSIARALINDPSLLLLDEPYTGLDERASILLSRHLRQLHSWQRTIVMVTHDLKRGLESATKVGILSKGRLVYFKDRSEVDTDEFEHVYLRYLQGAQDV
- a CDS encoding CcmD family protein, with protein sequence MKNLVFLVVAYMAVWAGLFSYLTYVSGQQRKLVRRLNRLEDLFKEKDVR
- the ccsA gene encoding cytochrome c biogenesis protein CcsA, translated to MDTDFRSRALTVIVGLLFLSAIYTIFFYAPTERVMGIVQKIFYVHLSMAFTAFLSFFIAFICGILYLVKKDIKWDVYGSSSVEIGVVFISLTLFSGVMWARPIWNTWWTWDPRLTTALILWFIYVSYLILRTSVDQEGKRAAYCAVLAIVGFVDVPIVFMSARIWRTIHPVVIRSDSIDIAPSMLLTLAITMAAFFSLWLLLFRLKTNVALTCKRIRFLENRMEGGD
- a CDS encoding cytochrome c-type biogenesis protein CcmH; the protein is MRLTKYGVLIIFSLMLMLSVSSRGFSLTSTEIESNLMCDCGCGQLLGTCECERAEEMRTMIRSMMDKGKTKEEILNSFVSQYGESILAAPPKKGFNLIAYILPFVGLLVGVIVAVVVVRKWAFSGRKEAAAEAETKGSGLNDEMQKKIDDELKKFEED
- a CDS encoding sigma-54 dependent transcriptional regulator, translating into MAEADRVSILVVEDERDMREFLRDILLEHGYAVETASNGHDALAMMERQRFQIVISDIKMPVMDGLSFLDRTRTGNAFFPFVILITAFGNIDDTVKLMDRGAYDYIIKPFKMEQILVAVKKAVRELEMRKRLRELEEMTAKRYSFHNLAGKSPAMIKIFTFIEKIVDSGGNVLIEGETGTGKEMIARAIHLCSQRKEKPFVPVNCASIPEGLLESELFGHVRGAFTDAKNDKKGLFLEADGGTLLLDEITEMPVTLQPKLLRALQERQIKPVGSNKYIPFDVRIISATNRNLREEVRAGRFREDLYYRLNIFRIELPPLRQRREDIPILVQEFLNRYGQKEKKVQISPEVMRFLMDYPWPGNIRELENVIERSVYLSEDGVVRIKDLPDEMLAVRDVEEGFRFAEGKSLDELQRQYIEHILERCGGNKKRAAEILGVNRKTIYRKLLEIRKG
- a CDS encoding ATP-binding protein; this translates as MKISTRLFLYIFTLMLLLSAVLGYVSVKDERYHLLSEVKSRAWMLSRTLSATFRFYHQEDPHFTVEDLIRAITPIDEKDVLVINVYDKNGNLVDFSRSNCTNIQCPHSSIDMEGLKQGGREKTFSVGKNEFISVVSPIMNLNGAVQGAVEVILSLGYINVGLSAVTRRFLLFTLVAGSLLGAATYLISRWSISVPIRRLKEASEKLGEGDLGLRIEKSGVVELDELIDDFNRMAENLEQQYIKKEKFFNEKLRLERGLRHSEKLVSIGQLTSGLAHEIGTPLNVISGRAEQLMGKLPEDHPQREGFKTIIRQADRISQTIQHLLSFSRKSPAAFKELDLKEIINEAFSLCKLRQRREGLPLSLEYDISAERFFGDEDGFRQLFVNLMLNSLHAMKDGGRIRITVSEEIENNRKFMRICFEDNGPGIPPEHRARVFDPFFTTKDVGEGTGLGLFIVANIVQEHSGTIEIDDSYEGGVRFIMRFPAERENGSTSIQ
- a CDS encoding heme lyase CcmF/NrfE family subunit, translating into MVNFGNLSQVFAFIFSLASMAFLLTGLMKNDMRFIESGRRSLYGLALFTTLASIALGYLFITDSFQVEYVASYSDRALPMFYKVTAFWAGQKGSLLFWAWVLTVFTAIVVRNTRTDLKSRNTPYIYLVLATTASFFLLLLTSLSNPFALLGFIPKDGQGLNPMLQNPGMIFHPPTLFLGYIGFTIPFAYAVSAMVIGKLDETWLRKTRRWNVLSWVFLTIGIILGGQWAYVELGWGGYWAWDPVENASFIPWLIATAFIHSAIIQERRNIMKVWNMVLIVLTFVSCLFGTYLVRSGVLQSVHDFGATGLGGYFLVFMIVILLGGIYLIAESYNDLRTKHSLESYLSRESTFLFNNVLFLAIAFSTLFGTIFPLISEAVTGNKLTVSQPFFNQVNTPLFLILLLLTGICPLIGWRKASADNLRKNFLVPALAAVIGAIALFIAGIREFYPLTAFSLSIFVIVTIFNEFRGGTMARRKLTGEPVFTAFPRLLYKMRRRYGGYIVHLGVVIIVIGITGSSAYKLETQGTLYKGESIKIGDYELRYDDLRGYRDRNRDIYAATLKVFKNGKPAGTISPERRYYINAEKPTTEVSLRTGLIEDLYVTMPGIGENEEITLKVTVNPLLIWIWIGGFLMVAGGIIAILPNRKKKGDYNEID
- a CDS encoding cytochrome c maturation protein CcmE, with product MKKSVKKTVIAVMLIVAGVGFLIYKGISETGVYYLTVNEVIAADPESFNDRGIRVSGKVVEGSTNYNQRDLLLTFTVRDLDDETKTMKVTYTGVVPDAFKPDVEVILEGSYDRESNTFSATTLLAKCPSKYKTEETGEKE